The sequence below is a genomic window from Mercenaria mercenaria strain notata chromosome 14, MADL_Memer_1, whole genome shotgun sequence.
ATACCAATACTGAGTACTATAGGGTCGGCTTTACAATGACACCCGAAATTAGATGCTGACTCTACTGTGTAATTCACAGTTGACCATGCAGGCTTCTATATTGCCTTCAAGACCTTGGACGAACAAATGTGCCTAAGATAATAATAAAATGGAAATTGGCATgttgttttacttataaatacAAATCAAAACTATAAGATAAGGCAAAGTCTCAATCGGAAATCTTTACAGGCCATCATCCagcccagaaatatgcgtttgtatcaatttaaaggtacattttggaataaaaacaatactgcacataattgtactgatgtgcaagacgttgcggttcggacatgTTGTGTGGACTCTTATTATGCATAAGAAAAAAACCTATTCTTCCAAAACATCCGAAGTTAGATGATCTGTGCACTTGTcagaagaccacattttttaattcgatagtatatctcatttggtatatattgcatgttaccgtagagggatcgacgCTTCGCGACAACAAAAAATATGGTAGAATCTATTcctataaagtcttattaaaaagatcgaaaacaacttttcatcaaattttgaacGGAAACCATGATCATCGGTTAGAAATAAATTGAGTGGAGACACTTTTGCTGTAGATACTTGTGTTACAATTCACACGAATGTAACTTATATCAGGTGCCAAAAATGGGATATTTTTATAGAGAGACGCTTTTTTAGTCAGGTCaaactttattaatatttaaattacactgCGTTAGTTTAAAATCCAAAGTCAAAGTACATTTTAGAAacttatttggtttaaacatatttattcttttatattttatcgcATAGCAAATGATAATTATACAGTTTTACACATAGTATAGACAAGTGGATTGAATTGAACTAGCTTAAGCCCGTAGAAATTCCCTCCACAGAAACTTATTGATGCATGTACACAGAAAATGTAAAGTATTACAATAAATTGTTGACAATTTcgctttaaattttgttttgatgaCCTGTATTAATGCCCCTTTGAGATAACACAAACCACTCTTTAGAAGTAGAAATCTATATATTTGGTAATTAAGTGCAAACCACAGTTTTTGATACAGGTCAAATTGACTTTTAATGTCTAAAATGTCATATAATTTTAATTATGTCGAGACCATCCTATTTTCGCTTACCAGTGGTCTCCCTCATTCTAAATTAACTTTCACTAACGAAAGATTTGTACCGGAATAACAAGCAGTTGCAGAAAATAACCTGCAAGATAATATCAATCTGAACATTTCAgtgaaacaaaataaacattaaccTTTCGATAATCTACTTTATGCTAGAGTTGCTCACTGtgtatttaaggtagttctgcacgtttgataaaccgggagTAATAGCTctacgttatttatccggaaaacatagatTCTAAAATGACTTATTTAATTAACagttaaacacaaaaatgttcaagctctgtatattttagaaataatttatagcaaaaccgtgcgttaacactatttatacacgatgggcggttatttCAAACATGTGGTGagtgcattatttttttcacactgaatgtGAGATTGGCGTTTTTGGCAGTGTTATCTTTAAATGTATAGCgttgtgattttttatttttgttatttgagccgcgccatgagaaacccaacatagtggagttgcgaccagcatggatccagaccagcctgctcatccgcacagtctggtcaggatccatgctgttcgctatcaatgtctattgcaattagagaaatgtGAATGTGGTTATTGCTAAGGAAACTGTTTTCCTGATAGTCTTGCCCCGCACAGTGTGTGCACAAAACATACTTGATGCCTTTGGAGCATCTATAAATGTAGCACTGTCTTTACGACATTTATATATGTGCATGTACAAATTTAACATACATATATTAGTAGAAATGGATGGGCAGATATTGTAAAGTAAGTCATTTGTTTCGACCTCTAAGAAGAATAGCAACTTAATGGCTAGGGTCCAACGCAGGTCATTGCTAAAGTTTATCAATTATTaagtttttcaaaaacatacataaacGAGTTTAAAATGATGTCATTCATTAAAGGGCAGTATGATAAAactattaatattttaattatcaaTTGTACGTGACCTTCGAGTTTATGTTGCTCCTATGACATTATTTAAAGTTCTTGCTTACCGAAGATGAGAACCATAAAAGTCAGTATCAAAAGCTCTTTGGCCTGTAAAACTGAACTTATAAAGTATTCTTGCCAGACTAAAAAACTAACATATGGCGGCGTTTGTCTGTCGATGTTTCATTTCTTCTAGTCTTTTGAGAGAAGACTCCCCAAGATAAAACCCGTGGCGTGAAAGAACCGTACATTATTATCAAAAACGATTTTGCGCAACGAAAGCAAAGAAATAGCATATCAAAGGCGCGACAGAGCTACACCATGCTTAGTAAAAAGACTATCCTGGTACGGGCCACGAACAATAAGCATTTGAACGAAAGAATTGTTTTGTTGCACCAAATGAACTGTATTCGTAAGCAACGAACTAAAACATTTTCTGCATCATATGGCAATGTTTTAAATCGTTAATTCTCTACCTGAAAGAGACACTTAATGTTTCGAAATAAACACGAAATCGGCTAGGGCAGCAATGCCTGGGAAGGGTCATGGATTATACTTTTCAACTTATCAAATGTGTGTCACATTAACATTATAAATACGACAGACTgacattttttcattatcttGTCTCACAAGCGGCAGCCATCAGCAGAAAGGATGAAACGATACTGGCTTTCTAACTTTCGTAAGTTGTTCTGAAATTGATTTAAATGTAAATCCTCTCTTAATGAACGAAGCTAGGAAGACTGAAATATGTCTGTTGTAGAGAGGCTGTTTCTCTGCAAAGTTAAATTTATTGGGCATTTAATTTATAAGGAGAGGAAATAAATGTCTTGATATGGAGGTATTTGCTCACCAGAAGTTTCGTTGAAAGAGGTTACGTTATATATGTATTGATAGTCGACAGGATTTTTCAAAGGGATATGGAACCATATGATCATTTTACTGTATTACTTAAAACTGAAACTGGCGTTGAATAAGATTATTTCGtgattaatatcaacaatatgAATATTAAACAATTTGATTATTTCGTGTGCTTTAGAATGCCTAGCTACTCCAATGGTATTatatatacctacatgtatatatggtTTACTTTTATTATATGGTCGATTATAATAGTACATTGAGCACACGCCCCGTGCGAGAAAGGCTTAAGCAAATCAACCTACCGATATTCTAAGTATAACCAATAGCAGGATCTGCGGACTTTTGTATTATGCCATAATTTTGACCTGTGTACACAGAAATCAACCTTTAGTTTCTGAGTCAATTAGATTGACTTTCATTATTCAggcaatatatatttattccatCGTAGACTAAATTCTGATTACTGATTGCCTTTTTCGCTTATTTCAGCTTTgctgatatgttgtttcatacTTGCAAATACAAGATACGCAGGTTTGTATAGAATTCTAGCACATTGTTCTTTCTTTTCTCCAGTGTAGTTCCGCAGTTTATATTATAGTCAAAGTCTGTGACTATAGTCACCTGCCCTGACGTTCCGTAATGTTTTAAGTGATACCtatggtgttccgttagggcTAGCGTACTCGCCGCATATAAACGCAAAGCGCGATGCGACGATGGCGAATCGTGAAAACTTCATTGCTTCATTAGCTTACCTTCGAGGTTCGCATTGATAATTGGAGTACGTGCTGTCCCTAACAGAAAACCGTATATATCAGAATGAAATGTAATACGTCACAAGTTGATACTATTTTTCAAGCAGTGAAAACTGATGAAGTTTAAATGCTTCGTTTGAATTCAGATTTTGCATATATACTTAGTCTTAAAATCATCAGAACTGATGTGATAAAATTGAATTTCTATTTTGACGCCTTTTTATTATCAACACTTTTCAAAGCAAATTGAGCTTGTAAAGTTTCTGTTATCATCACGTAAGAATCTTGATGTTGGAATTGGGTCTATTATAACGTGTTATTAGTTGGAAAATATTCGTAGTGCCGAACACTAGCATCAGGTTAGAGGGTAATAATCATGGCGTTGTGTACATGTCATTATTTACCCCTAAATATGTACAGGGTCAGGGTTGACTATAACATAAAGTTATACTTtaatggcattttctttctggtcagATGCCAGTGGTATcgaagtttttaaaataaaacataaaagaatatttgaaaAGATGCCGAATATTTTTGATGTGGTGGCCAGgtgcataaaaatacaaaattaggGAGTATTCAATTTGTATGCACCTGATCTCCACATTGCCATTTTGGGGCATTTTTTCAAGCCTATGCTTTATTTCACTTCAATACTTTAGGTAGATGGAACCAAGTTAAAAGACCATGCTCCCATCAATATAACATGTGGTAAAATATTTAGCTTCCCAGATTTGTCAGCAAAGTTTCGATTGAATAAATTagatttaattacaaaaatatgaattaaaagcAAAATGCGTCAAATACACGAAGAACAATATGTAGCGCCACACACATTCTGTCGTATAAAACATGTGGTGAAGCCATTACCTTACAGTTTTCTGTTTGCAGCATCGCTTGAGTGTTATAGCTGTTCCAACATTGAGGATATAAACAACTGTACTCACACTGTTCAGTGCAGCGCCGGTCACGTGAGTGTTCTTAACTGTCCAGTATTTTAGTTGTTTTCTAATACATTTCGTAAAAGTTGTCATACAACATACTATACAAAATAGAAAGATTACAAAtaacaaatgcatttttaaaaaattatatttcatcttaaagttttttgtttgttttttcttgtgtTGCTATGAATGATTCTATATGGTTAGGATGACTTAGGTAGTAGGATGACTTTGGGATTTTAAGATCtcttttataatatttgttaCTGTTTTAGTCATGCTACCAAGACACAACAACTAATGGACAGTCTCGGATTTATACACTAGGATGTATAGACAAACATGTAATTATGACTATATTACAACAGTTGGCCTTTTTCAAATAACCACACCtcaataagaaaaaacaaaataagaaacgaGCAAATTTCATTCCAGCGCATATCAATATGAACCGTAAAGTATCGTATagagaaaatatacatgtatacagataaAATTATATCTTGGTACAAATACATTTCTAAGAGTAAGAATGCCCGTACGTTTATAAAAGATTTGAAAAGTGATGCTCATGATTACATTATCATGTAACTTGAACATGTGTGAAGGCATTTTCAAGAAACCGTTACGTTTGTTATTACATCAAAGGTTTATATTTACGATAGATGCTTACtcttttatataatgtatttcaGCAATGCGGTACCCACGGGGGCGGTGCATCCGAACTGGCGGGTCGAGATTTACAGGAACGACAAACTGACCATTGTCATGAATGTTGCGGCACTGACGATTGTAATAAACATCTCTGCGAACATCTCAAACGTACGGAGACCTTTCTGCAATGTTTTCAATTTAAGAAGTATAATCTAAGACAAAAAAGTAGCATTTTATACATTGCAGCATCATTTCTGAATACaagagttatatatatatatatttatgacaataataatatatttgtgtTTGAACGAACATTCCATTGACGAGAACGAGCTTTTATAAAACTAATGCAAAAACAAGAAAAGCCATGTTCAAAAATATGCAAACACGAATATCTCGAAATGAATAAATCAATATCGTAATCTTAAAAGTGATATGGTTATTAATGATAGTATCACAGACATTTTGTCTTAATAGCGGTACACTTTTTTCCAGCTACTACATGCATAGATGACGTTAAAATCGACTGTGCATTCCTGAACACGGTGACAAATATTTGAGAAGACATCCATCATGCAAAAACAATTTGTCCTCGATTTTGCGACCTCTGCTCTCTGGGTAACAGTTTTAGACAGTTCTGTACATTCATATATAGCATTTATGGATAGAATTAAACTGATATGGTTTTGGTAACAAGGAGTAACATGAGTATACGTATCATACAAATGCAAACATGTAGTTGCCATTTCGATTTAACGTAAACGATTGAAAGACCTGAGCTAACTATGATGGTTgttttgtgccatttcgttattcCGTTCTGTCGCAGCGTCTCGCCAAACGTCACCCCACCGAATGTCGCCCCACTAAACGTCTGGTAGACATTCGGTGGGGAGACGTTCGGGGCGGGTGACGTTTGGCGGGGCGTCGTTCGGCGGGGTGACGTTTGGTGTGGCGACATTCGGCGAGGCGACATTCGGCAGAGTTGGGTCGCTATAACGGCGTTCGACCGGGCGACATTCGGCGAGGCGACGTTTGGCGGGGCACCATTACGACACTTGTCGTTGTGGCGCTGCAACAGATCGAGAtggcataaatcagccaccatagctaACAATGTCATTATAACTCTCTCAAAATTTAATATAGGCTTTGTATATTTTTGCACCTTACCTCATAAATTGAGCTTTTCTGTCTCTTAGTAATTAATGTTCTCATGTATTTATCAATGTCACCAAGCAttaaattgtattgttttatgcTTACGTTGTAAGCTAACAGTGCCAGCATTACTTTACATTACACAGTGTTAAACgaatatttaaaaatttcttaacattttagaaCTTTGGTCTTTCCGGTTACGCCGActcttttatgaaaaaaaagtacTGCTATCTATATCTATGTGTACTAATGCCCATAGTGAGAAAATTCTATAACAATAGACggtaaatttgtcattttgtgtGTTTCAAGTGCATGGCGGATGGACAAAGTGGTCTGACTGGGAGGCATGCTCTGTCAGTTATGATACTGGAACGTCATCGCAACTGCACAAATCCTTCCAGATTTGGGGATCACTGTTTTGGGGACCCGGTGGATGACAGGCTATGTATGCCAGGACCATGTGCAAGTAAACACCCTTcttattaataatttaaaatgttacaattgTGTTATTCATGCCATAACTTGTGACAAGGCAGAAAATTGCCAATTATCAAgcattggtttaaacatatttttatttcccaatatgtacattttaaacatatttttatttcccaatatgtacattttaaatattaagaTACATACATGAATGTTATGGACGGAAAGCCAATCATCAAGCATTGCATTATGGGAACAGAATTTGAATAGGCACGATAACAGCGTCAAGTAAAATCAGTTCTTACTCACGCTTTCAACATTATTCATTACTATTGTTAAAGTTGTCATACATATGTGAATGCGCAACTTTTCTTCAACGTTGTTCTGCTTTACCCTCTAACATTGGTTAACCTAATTAATACAAAACTCCATATTAAAAGTACTATTAATAttattccgctaaagaacgagtgcataattctcgatgcaaagctaaaattctttttattacatagttACGTATCTACACATATCGATATACAAATATTATGAGTTTGTTCATTAGCTTGAATAATATTAGCGacgtaaacaaacaaattgaCACAAATTAACGCAACGACTCACTGAgtgaaatgacgtcacgcacccaatGTAAGTTTAGCCGTCAATATGAGAAAAATGACGTTTCCGGTTAGTAACTATTTATAATAATCATCCGTGAACTTGGCAAATAACCTTAAGCTTACAGTTTTGTAACTTAATAAGCTCATAGTATTGTACTTATGTGATTAAGAAAGTTTGTAAGAAAGTCTTTATTATATTTGATCTAGACGGAGGATGGTCTCAATGGAGCACATGGAGCAGCTGTAGTGTGTCGTGTGGCGGAGGTGTACGTTCCCAATCAAGGACGTGTACAAATCCCAGTCCTTCCTTTACTGGCAAATACTGTGTTGGGAAAAACAGGCAAAATTCCGCTTGCAACAACAATTCTTGCAGTAAGTCATTCAACCTGTTATCCCAGTACTATCAAAATGATTACTACCAATCTAGTATGCATTACCgggaaataaaattaaaactttaaaattgaaaTCAGAACTGccatatttataacaaaaaaaaatcatgaactatcgatgaaaatattttcaaaatgataattCCTTAAATGAAAATTCCTAAAATACTagctattattttacattttttacaaataatCTGAGATATATCTTTTCATGACAGATAATGACAGATGTGTCATCCCATAATCCTGCCATTGCAGTTGATATGACAATGTTTTTCTTACaaattatacacatgtatatttttagttCCAAACATTGTCTTTAATGCATACAATGTGACAGACAAAAGTCCCGATATTGGCCAGACCATGATATTTAGCAGTAGTGTCGTTAATGAAGGAGGAGCTTACAATGCTTCTACAGGGGAATTCACAGCACCAGTGGATGGAACTCATTCTTTCAGTGCACAGTTATGTTTTACGAGTCTACACGATTTGTTTTTTGACATTAAGGTTGGAGGTAGAACATATGCCTCTGCATACGGATACAATGCAAATGCAGCCCATTGCTCGCAGATTCAGActgctgctagagtaaagaaaaatgaaaaggtGATTGTACAATGGGCGCATACATAATACACAAGCCACAATTATATTAGTCAGAATTCTTACCTGAGGAATTTCTTTTCAGGCATGTTAGTTCACCTGCAACTATGTATGCATGGTGAAACTAAATTGTAACACTAACGTGGTGtcaaaaattatatgaaaattataaatttccacTTTCATTGAATTTCGGTACAGCAAAATATTATAAACACATATACGTATATACAGTCACGCTTGCGTTAAGGACCACAGCTGCATAAAATGAAATCTGCTTAATATAAAGGACAGtattttcttttccatttaaTCATAAACAgtgaaaattcatttatttttagagACAAACTGCGTCTTGTCAACAAagacaacattttttaaattgtcatAGGTTAGTCCTTACAgcaaggtttgactgtataatgtttttttatatatattaaaatgtttatgcgCAATTTCAATGCACGCATAGCAGACGCCGTTATTTTACTGTTGCAGGGGCTTGGACAAGCTATCTTGCTTATATTTACATAACTGTTTGTTTCTCTATTCATATGTACAATACGTATTAACAAGAAAATATGAACACACCTTATTGTTTACTGCATTTGTTTTTGCAGCATCTTAGAAGTGTTTGATAAACACAATAGGCCATTAGAACgccatatattatttattatacattcCGATTCATGTCATTTGTTTCGAAATTTAGAAAGTGCTTCCATTAGTTAGTAAGAGTTATTTCTGTACAGACACTGCAAACTCTGAGATACCCTTAAGTGTCCCCTGGACTCAATTATAATACACCCCTCGGAAGTTATCGATGCTATCAAGTGCTTAGATGTAGCCAAAGCGTCTGGTCCTGACGGCATTAGCAACCGAGTTCTTGTCGAAGCTTGTGATCAGCTTTCCATCCCCATCTGCGATCTCTTCAATGCCTCTTTGAGCTCATCGACAATGCCCTCAGTGTGGAAACTGTCGGATGTGTGTGCCATATTTAAGAAAGGTGACCCATCTTTACCATCCAACTATCGCCCCATTTCACTTCTTGATACTATTGAGAAAGTCTTCGAAAAAATCATATTCAAACATCTGTTTAATTTCTTCCATGACACTAATTTCTTTACTTGTTGCCATTCTGGTTTCATGCCAGGTGACTCCACTGTGAATCAATTGGCCTATCTCTACAATACATTTTGCAGTGCTCTCGATAAAGGACTAGAAGTCAGggttatatttttgatattagCAAGGCTTTTGATAAGGTTTGGCACCGCGGTCTTCTCTACAAGCTTGAGCGCGCGGGTATCCGTGGAAATCTACTGCGTTGGTTCTCCAACTATCTTTCTAACAGGTGTTAACGGGTCGTTATTCCTAGAGCGTCCTCAAGCATCGCTAAAATACAAGCCGGTGTCCCTCAAGGGTCCACTATTGGTCCCTTAGGTTTCCTTGAATATATATACGACATTGTCACTGATATCGAATCTAATATAAACCTTTTCGCAGACGACACCAGTCTGTTTATGATCGTAGAATCCCCTCTTGCGACCGCTACTCAGCTACAATCTGATGTAAACAGGATTACGGAATGGGCCGACACATGGCTTGTCAATTTTAATCCAGCAAAATCAGAATCTCTTGTCATCTTTCGTAAAAGGATGAAACCATTTCATCCCTCCATCAGCATGACCAATTCTACAATCCCCTCTGTCGACAGTCACAAACATCTCGGGGTAGTGATTTCCAATGATTGCACATGGCATCAACAGATTGATTTGATTAAAGCTAAGGCCTGGACCAGAATCAACATCATGAAACGATTGAGATACCTTTCAGATAGAAAATCACTCGAAGTCATTTACCTTTCGTTTATTCGCccaataatgaaatatgaagatgTAGTTTGTGACAACTGTAGCCAATACGAAAAAGATGATCTGGAGAAAATTCAAAACGAGGCTGCCCGTATTGTTACTGGTTGCACCAAACTATGCTCCATTCGTAACTTACAGCAATAAACTGGATGGGAGCCCCTGTGGGAAAGGCGACACAAACATAAACTTGTTCTTTTCTTTAAGATGGTAAATGGACTTGTTCCTGACTACCTGTCGTCCCTTGCTCCGGATACGGTAGGTCAGGCTACACAAATGAGGCTGAGAAATGATGCCGATCTTCTCAATATCCGTGGTAGAACTGTCCAATACATTAATTCCTTTCTCCCTTCGGCAATTGACAGCTGGAATGCTCTACCCAACGAGGCCAAAGACATCAGACATTTAGACTCTTTCAAGTCCTACCTAAACACTAATAAACCCAAACCCAACTCACTGTTATATTATGGTGCCCGGCGAGCACAGGTTCTTCATACTCGTCTTAGAACTGACTGTAGCGGTCTCAACCAAGATTTATTCTCAAAAAACATTATTCATTCGCCTTTCTGCGCATGTGGTGCCATTGAAACTACTTCCATTATCTATGCCTTTGTCCCAACTTCTCCGATATCAGAATAGAACTCTTTGACAGCATAAGACCTCTAGCGGACATCACGCTCAAGAATGTTCTCTACGGCGATGATAACTTAAGCTTGCAACAAAACAAGTTGATATTTGACGCTGTACATCGCTTCATTATAGCGTCAAGGCGATTTGACAATAGTTAGTATACCAAGTATGTTCGGCCTGATAAGTCACACGAACCCTAACCATTCCCCGACTCTTCAATCTTCTCtactttcttttcaaaattacctCTCTTTTATACTTCGCATATGcgccaattttcaatatttattattattttctgctAGTTAGTTTTCTGAGGTAGTTATTTCATACTTCAGTACGCAGTTGCATAGGTAAAACAACTAGTGATATTTAACAAGACATAGTTACTATTTTGAATTACTACTGCTCTAAAAATGAAGCtatgaaaaaattaatttaagattACTACTTGATAATTGTTACGTACTCTTCTcactacttttcaaattttcttgttcaccattttcaaaaatatcaatgtttaataaaacagctTAGTTCAATGTTACAGTAATGTATTTAAGATCGTATATTCAATGCCTGCCATTATTGTATGTAATTCATCTGTAAGGAGAGGAACTATTTTAGTTAATTCTATCGTTCCGATCCTTTTCCTATTGTGTGTAGTCTTGTCAGTTGTCATGCTTAAATGTACATtacgaaataaatatatttaaactaagTGTCCCCTACCTAATCAAAGGTCAGAACTGGTTCTTCTCAGTAAAGATGGCTTCGCGTATATCGGGCCTTCGTACCAagtacgttaaagaaccagactgtctgttGTCAAAGAGCTAGACTAAGTAAGCCGAATATGTCTGTATCTAAatgatttctctctctctctctctctctctctctctctctctctctctctatctatctatctgttaTGGTGGATTTCTGTCCATTTGGTCAGATCGATATATTTCTATACTGATAGAGGATGAGTTGGCGCCCTGAGTGGTTGCCtttgtatgtaaagcgcctttgaacgtgtgtttatcatgaaaattgcGGTATATAAATTTGGtgtaattatttataaatgaaaacaaacaagacCAGTTATTTAGCGACTTTTcaagacaaaaagaaatatttacataaacacACGACAAGTCCGTCAACATATTAAAGATTGTAAATTATCTAGAAAACTCACTAAAGCGTAAATCAGCCGATACTTCTAAAGGTGATctaaatacagtaaaacatgCAATATGAGACCATCTAAGGAAAGAGCAATAAGTGGTCACTTAATGCAACTGGTCGCTTTGGTTCTTCAACATCATAAAATGAGACTGGACACTCGTCTGTAAATACAAGTGGTGTCTTAACAGACGTGGTCTCTCGAGCTAGATTGACTGTATATTTAAACCTAAGGCTCAAAAAAGTTTAACAACCATATTCTTCGTACAGGACGGGACAACTCTTCCGATTCCTTAATAAAAAGTCATtcggaattacttccctttacacAGCAGTacttcttttgaaaaataaacgcGATAACTTCTTATTACTGATTAAATGAACGAAAAATATTAGTGTGAGCACTAAAGTTCTTAAATAGAACATCTTCTATTCGATAATAAGTAcgattttggttaaaaatttgataaaaagttgtttgcgAATTTTTTGGCTGGAAGAAAACCATGATACAGTGTGCACAAATCTAACTATGGACCTCGA
It includes:
- the LOC128548202 gene encoding thrombospondin-2-like, translating into MADGQSGLTGRHALSVMILERHRNCTNPSRFGDHCFGDPVDDRLCMPGPCANGGWSQWSTWSSCSVSCGGGVRSQSRTCTNPSPSFTGKYCVGKNRQNSACNNNSCIPNIVFNAYNVTDKSPDIGQTMIFSSSVVNEGGAYNASTGEFTAPVDGTHSFSAQLCFTSLHDLFFDIKVGGRTYASAYGYNANAAHCSQIQTAARVKKNEKVIVQWAHT